A single region of the Roseivivax sp. THAF197b genome encodes:
- a CDS encoding TRAP transporter large permease subunit, which translates to MLFGLDGVEIGLIIVFITLFSAILSGFPVAFAIGGAGVISFGIIAALDSAGLLIHQALDTDSAEFAAVVAAGANEKAISIFTHPDLPRVAYGVFPDGWQVALDRNVSFIVNRINERVLAGQSIETLLAVLMFVLMGIVLERSKIANDLLTTMARVFGPLPGGLAVSIVVVGAFLAASTGIVGATVVTMGLLALPTMLRNNYSPELATGVIAASGTLGQIIPPSIVIVLLGTLAGDLYSAAQENRAQLAGCTDALTYLGEPAVVSVGTLFQAALLPGILLAFLYAAYAFGYALLNPSKAPAVELGSATGEVITPGEKLTWFLMVPVALIAGMLILSNVNLVGSQSTQVDSFTTSGEAASLRTNVSAECQASMIELHGQDAWDAAVAEQAAINEAGGAVASERRTAEEIEAARAEQIANAAPIGTGIALIALFFGLMLAVGRGVAPLDDPLPLIAGAVGTLGVLIVDILLISPMTSPLATVALIAIPAIVALWGVRAAAARMARNELIRVVFPPLVLIVAVLGSILGGITNPTPAAALGAAGAIMLAAYRKLKEQDRDPWIITYATLAVIGTILIGINFDLRINIEEVSAANWFAFFVSYGMYLFAFFGLLYACWVLFAGGVLTPAVRETAKVTSMVFTILIASQLLNLVVISFGGEHYIQQFLQSFDNEFKVFLIVMLVLFVLGFVLDFLEIIYIVVPIVGPVIYGGSFDPKWVTIMIAVNLQTSFLTPPFGFALFYLRGVAPKEVTTGHIYRGVAPFVAIQVLGLAILWFFPGIVTIVPDLIPN; encoded by the coding sequence ATGCTATTCGGACTGGACGGGGTCGAAATCGGCCTGATCATCGTCTTCATCACGCTCTTCTCGGCGATCCTGTCGGGCTTCCCGGTGGCCTTTGCCATCGGCGGAGCGGGCGTCATCTCCTTCGGGATCATCGCGGCACTCGACAGCGCCGGGCTGCTCATCCACCAGGCGCTCGACACCGACTCGGCGGAGTTTGCCGCCGTGGTGGCGGCAGGTGCCAACGAGAAGGCGATCTCGATCTTCACCCATCCCGATCTGCCACGGGTGGCCTATGGCGTCTTCCCCGATGGCTGGCAGGTGGCGCTCGACCGCAACGTGTCCTTCATCGTGAACCGGATCAACGAACGCGTGCTCGCGGGTCAGTCCATCGAGACGCTGCTTGCCGTTCTGATGTTCGTGCTGATGGGGATCGTGCTCGAACGCTCCAAGATCGCCAATGACCTGCTGACCACCATGGCCCGCGTGTTTGGCCCGCTGCCGGGCGGCCTTGCGGTCTCCATCGTCGTGGTGGGCGCGTTCCTTGCGGCCTCCACCGGCATTGTCGGCGCGACCGTGGTAACGATGGGCCTTCTGGCGCTGCCCACCATGCTGCGCAACAATTACTCGCCCGAGCTCGCCACCGGCGTGATCGCTGCCTCCGGCACGCTGGGCCAGATCATCCCGCCCTCCATCGTCATTGTTCTTCTGGGCACGCTTGCCGGCGATCTCTATTCGGCCGCACAGGAAAATCGCGCGCAGCTGGCAGGTTGCACCGATGCGCTGACCTATCTGGGTGAGCCTGCGGTCGTGTCCGTCGGCACGCTGTTTCAGGCCGCACTTCTGCCGGGCATCCTTCTGGCCTTCCTCTATGCGGCCTATGCCTTCGGTTACGCACTCCTGAACCCCTCGAAGGCCCCCGCCGTCGAACTGGGCAGCGCCACGGGCGAGGTCATCACCCCCGGCGAGAAGCTGACCTGGTTCCTCATGGTGCCCGTCGCCCTGATCGCGGGCATGCTGATCCTGTCCAATGTGAACCTCGTCGGCAGCCAGTCCACCCAGGTCGACAGCTTCACCACCAGCGGGGAGGCCGCGTCGCTGCGCACCAATGTCAGCGCCGAATGCCAGGCCTCGATGATCGAGCTGCACGGACAGGACGCCTGGGATGCGGCTGTGGCCGAACAGGCCGCGATCAACGAGGCAGGCGGGGCCGTTGCCAGCGAACGCCGCACCGCCGAGGAGATCGAGGCTGCCCGCGCCGAGCAGATTGCCAATGCCGCGCCTATCGGCACCGGCATCGCGCTCATCGCGCTGTTCTTCGGTCTGATGCTGGCAGTGGGCCGGGGCGTTGCGCCTCTGGACGATCCGCTGCCTCTGATCGCGGGGGCGGTTGGCACGCTCGGGGTGCTCATTGTCGATATCCTTCTGATCTCGCCCATGACCTCGCCGCTGGCGACCGTGGCGCTGATCGCGATCCCGGCCATCGTGGCGCTTTGGGGCGTGCGGGCCGCTGCCGCGCGCATGGCCCGGAACGAGCTCATCCGCGTGGTCTTCCCGCCGCTCGTGCTGATCGTAGCTGTCCTTGGCTCGATCCTCGGCGGTATCACCAACCCCACACCCGCCGCGGCACTTGGTGCGGCAGGCGCGATCATGCTCGCCGCCTATCGCAAGCTGAAGGAGCAGGACCGCGATCCCTGGATCATCACCTATGCGACGCTGGCGGTGATCGGCACGATCCTGATCGGCATCAATTTTGATCTGCGCATTAACATCGAAGAGGTGTCGGCCGCGAACTGGTTTGCCTTCTTCGTCAGCTACGGGATGTATCTCTTTGCCTTCTTCGGGCTGCTTTATGCATGCTGGGTTCTGTTCGCGGGCGGTGTTCTGACGCCTGCCGTGCGCGAGACGGCGAAGGTCACCTCGATGGTCTTCACCATCCTCATTGCCTCGCAGCTTCTGAACCTCGTGGTGATCTCCTTCGGCGGAGAGCATTACATCCAGCAATTCCTGCAAAGCTTCGACAACGAGTTCAAAGTCTTCCTGATCGTGATGCTGGTGCTCTTCGTGCTGGGTTTCGTTCTCGATTTCCTCGAGATCATCTACATCGTCGTGCCCATCGTGGGCCCCGTGATCTATGGCGGCTCCTTCGATCCGAAATGGGTCACGATCATGATCGCGGTGAATTTGCAGACCTCGTTCCTCACGCCGCCCTTCGGCTTTGCGCTCTTCTACCTGCGGGGCGTCGCACCCAAGGAGGTTACCACAGGCCACATCTACCGCGGCGTCGCGCCTTTCGTGGCGATCCAGGTGCTGGGCCTCGCGATCCTATGGTTCTTCCCGGGCATCGTGACCATCGTGCCGGATCTGATCCCGAATTGA
- a CDS encoding arginyltransferase → MRHSLPLAPQFYVTAPQPCPYLDGRMERKLFTALQGPQAERLNDSLSKQGFRRSQNVLYRPSCSECAACLSARIDVSRFEPSKSQRRTLNRNRHLVRRATSPWATEEQYALFRRYLDARHADGGMADMDIFEFAAMVEETPIRSRVVEYVDAESDTLIATCLTDVLDDGVSMVYSFYEPDLPKQSLGAYMILDHVDLAREAGLPYVYLGYWVPGSQKMGYKRNFTGLEVFRRGAWERLTGQEDFSEELSPDGTDPIAEQVANIALPDPVR, encoded by the coding sequence ATGCGCCATTCGCTGCCCCTGGCACCTCAATTCTATGTCACGGCCCCGCAGCCCTGCCCGTATCTGGATGGCCGGATGGAGCGGAAGCTGTTCACGGCATTGCAGGGACCGCAAGCCGAACGGCTGAACGATTCGCTCTCGAAACAGGGCTTTCGCCGCTCGCAGAACGTGCTTTACCGCCCGTCCTGTTCGGAATGCGCGGCGTGCCTTTCGGCGCGGATCGACGTGTCGCGCTTCGAGCCGTCGAAAAGCCAGCGCCGCACCCTGAACCGCAATCGCCACCTCGTGCGCCGCGCCACCAGCCCCTGGGCCACGGAGGAGCAATACGCCCTCTTCCGGCGCTACCTCGATGCGCGGCACGCCGATGGCGGCATGGCGGATATGGATATCTTCGAGTTTGCCGCCATGGTCGAGGAGACGCCGATCCGCAGCCGCGTTGTGGAATACGTGGATGCCGAAAGCGACACCTTGATCGCGACCTGTCTCACGGACGTGCTCGATGACGGGGTGTCGATGGTCTACTCCTTCTACGAGCCGGACCTGCCGAAGCAATCGCTGGGCGCCTACATGATCCTCGATCATGTCGACCTGGCCCGGGAGGCGGGCCTGCCGTACGTCTATCTCGGCTATTGGGTGCCGGGCAGCCAGAAGATGGGCTACAAGCGCAACTTCACCGGGCTCGAGGTGTTCCGCCGCGGCGCGTGGGAGCGGCTGACCGGGCAGGAGGATTTCTCGGAGGAATTGTCGCCCGACGGGACCGATCCGATCGCCGAGCAGGTGGCGAATATCGCCCTGCCCGATCCCGTTCGCTGA
- a CDS encoding RDD family protein, with protein MTAFDTHLPDPVRQPEFYDSVTLKRFLAWVIDSIFVAILVVPAIIFTFGIALFFFPLVWIAVSFTYRWVTIANGSATWGMRVMAIELRDAYANRLDASTAFMHTLGYALSVSTFIVQLGSVLLMLNTERKQGLSDLVLGTVMINRRV; from the coding sequence ATGACCGCCTTCGACACCCATCTGCCTGACCCGGTGCGCCAGCCCGAGTTCTACGACAGCGTCACGCTCAAGCGCTTCCTGGCCTGGGTGATCGACTCGATCTTCGTGGCGATCCTCGTGGTGCCCGCCATCATCTTCACCTTCGGGATCGCGCTGTTCTTCTTCCCGCTCGTCTGGATCGCGGTCAGCTTCACCTATCGCTGGGTCACGATCGCCAACGGGTCGGCGACCTGGGGCATGCGCGTCATGGCGATTGAGCTGCGCGACGCCTACGCCAACCGGCTCGATGCCAGCACCGCCTTCATGCATACGCTGGGCTACGCGCTTTCGGTGTCGACCTTCATCGTGCAATTGGGCTCGGTGCTGCTGATGCTGAACACCGAGCGCAAGCAGGGTCTGAGCGACCTCGTGCTGGGCACGGTAATGATTAACCGACGCGTCTGA
- a CDS encoding DUF2852 domain-containing protein codes for MSIAAETQTLPANAGWLSRAEAWLDQKGKFAWIAAMILGFVFFWPAGLALLAYMIWSKRMFSCSSRRSSTSRSAFSAMKPSGNMAFDSYKAETLRRLEEEQAEFESFLKRLREARDKAEFDQFMDDRKTRADHDTGAETA; via the coding sequence ATGAGCATCGCCGCCGAAACCCAAACCCTGCCCGCCAATGCGGGTTGGCTGAGCCGCGCCGAGGCGTGGCTGGACCAGAAAGGCAAATTCGCCTGGATCGCCGCGATGATCCTCGGCTTCGTCTTCTTCTGGCCCGCAGGCCTCGCCCTTCTTGCCTACATGATCTGGAGCAAACGCATGTTTTCCTGTTCTTCCCGCCGCAGTTCGACCTCGCGCAGCGCCTTCTCCGCGATGAAGCCCTCGGGCAACATGGCCTTCGATTCCTACAAGGCCGAGACCCTGCGTCGCCTCGAAGAGGAACAGGCTGAATTCGAAAGCTTCCTCAAGCGGCTGCGTGAGGCCCGCGACAAGGCCGAGTTCGACCAGTTCATGGACGACCGCAAAACCCGCGCGGATCACGACACGGGCGCAGAAACCGCCTGA
- a CDS encoding glutamine-synthetase adenylyltransferase → MSFASRMTRCPRPFDQDQGRDARKAVPWAEGEVARLIEGTAGSSPYLKGLIEKEPGWLESALDDPESAIKTLFEDLRARPVETRAADLRQAKRRVALLAGLADLAGVWPLETVTGTLTDFADLSVQLALEATIGAEIRRGKLPGATEDDIPQAGGMVALAMGKMGAFELNYSSDIDLICLFDESRFDPDDYHDARMSFVRATRKMSSMLSEMTGEGYVFRTDLRLRPDPAVTPVCMAMEAAERYYESLGRTWERAAYIKARPAAGDLEAGQRFLETLTPFVWRRHLDFAAIQDAHDMRLRIRKHKGLGGPITLPGHNMKLGRGGIREIEFFTQTQQIISGGRDPDLRRRGTVESLRVLAEKDWIPEALAETLTRNYRAHREVEHRVQMINDAQTHLLPNSDDGFERLACLMGRDIKGLRSDIHAKLEETHEATEGFFSPDSQSALEPCDPEFGSEIVLRWPTYPALRSARAVAIFDRLKPDILARLHKAARPEEALVAFDGFLSGLPAGVQLFSLFEANPQLIELLVDIVSTSQDLARYLSRNAQVFDAVIVGDFFADWPGCSALRDALAEVLAREDDYERRLDAARRWGKEWHFRAGVHLLRGLTTPEEAAAQYADVAEASLAALWPVVVEEFSRRYGAPPGKGAVVLGMGSLGGRRLHARSDLDVIVIYDADGVEASNGKKSLTARAYYARLTQALVAAITAPMAEGRLYEMDMRLRPSGNQGPVATSFSAFRQYQQNEAWVWEHMALTRARFVAGNAALGAEVEAFRSALLTDVSDPDRILHEMAEMRTRITAAKGRGARWDPKVGRGRLQEIELMAQTGALVSGDAPREVGKGLHAGAKAGLMPLEDAETLTETYKWLWALQIGARLVSDGALDPEACGGGAVDFLLRLSGEASTEDLAAHMSARTEAAGAIIDRALGQESPE, encoded by the coding sequence ATGAGTTTTGCATCCCGAATGACCCGTTGCCCGCGCCCCTTCGACCAGGATCAGGGCCGCGATGCCCGCAAAGCCGTGCCCTGGGCAGAAGGCGAGGTCGCGCGCCTGATCGAAGGTACCGCCGGATCGAGCCCCTATCTCAAGGGGCTTATCGAGAAAGAGCCTGGGTGGCTTGAAAGCGCTTTGGACGACCCTGAAAGCGCTATCAAGACGCTTTTCGAGGATCTGCGCGCGCGCCCGGTCGAGACGCGCGCCGCTGATCTGCGACAGGCCAAGCGCCGGGTCGCACTGCTTGCGGGCCTTGCGGATCTTGCCGGTGTCTGGCCGCTAGAAACGGTGACCGGCACGCTGACGGACTTCGCCGACCTGTCGGTGCAATTGGCGCTTGAAGCCACGATCGGTGCTGAAATCCGGCGCGGCAAGCTGCCCGGTGCGACCGAGGACGATATCCCCCAGGCGGGCGGGATGGTCGCGCTCGCCATGGGCAAGATGGGCGCCTTCGAGCTGAACTATTCGTCGGATATCGACCTCATCTGTCTCTTCGACGAGTCCCGCTTCGATCCCGACGATTATCATGATGCGCGCATGAGTTTCGTCCGCGCCACGCGGAAAATGTCGTCCATGCTCTCCGAGATGACGGGCGAGGGCTACGTCTTTCGCACCGACCTGCGCCTGCGTCCCGATCCTGCCGTGACCCCTGTCTGCATGGCGATGGAGGCGGCGGAGCGGTATTACGAAAGCCTCGGACGGACCTGGGAGCGCGCGGCCTATATCAAGGCGCGGCCTGCCGCGGGTGATCTTGAGGCGGGGCAGCGCTTCCTGGAGACGCTCACGCCGTTTGTCTGGCGCAGGCATCTCGATTTCGCGGCGATCCAGGACGCGCATGATATGCGGCTGCGCATCCGCAAGCACAAGGGCCTCGGCGGTCCGATCACCTTGCCGGGCCACAACATGAAGCTCGGCCGCGGGGGCATCCGCGAGATCGAGTTCTTCACCCAGACCCAGCAGATCATCTCCGGCGGTCGCGATCCGGATCTGCGCCGCCGCGGCACGGTGGAAAGCCTCCGCGTTCTCGCGGAAAAGGATTGGATTCCAGAGGCTTTGGCCGAAACCCTCACACGAAATTACCGCGCCCATCGCGAAGTCGAGCATCGCGTGCAGATGATCAACGACGCCCAGACCCATCTGCTGCCGAATTCCGACGATGGCTTCGAACGTCTCGCCTGCCTGATGGGGCGGGATATCAAGGGCTTGCGCTCCGATATTCATGCAAAACTCGAAGAGACGCACGAAGCGACGGAAGGCTTTTTCAGCCCCGACAGCCAGTCCGCTCTGGAACCCTGCGATCCCGAGTTCGGGTCCGAGATCGTGCTGCGCTGGCCGACCTATCCGGCGCTGCGCTCGGCCCGCGCGGTTGCGATCTTTGACCGGTTGAAACCGGACATCCTGGCGCGCCTGCACAAGGCGGCCCGTCCCGAGGAAGCGCTTGTTGCATTTGACGGGTTCCTGTCGGGCCTGCCCGCGGGCGTTCAGCTCTTTTCGCTGTTCGAGGCCAACCCGCAGCTCATCGAACTGCTTGTCGATATTGTCTCCACGTCTCAGGATCTTGCGCGTTACCTTTCACGCAATGCGCAGGTTTTCGACGCGGTCATCGTGGGCGACTTCTTCGCCGACTGGCCCGGTTGCAGCGCCCTGCGCGACGCGCTGGCCGAGGTGCTGGCCCGAGAGGACGATTACGAACGCAGGCTCGATGCGGCGCGCCGATGGGGCAAGGAATGGCATTTCCGCGCAGGCGTGCACCTGTTGCGCGGCCTGACCACGCCCGAGGAGGCCGCCGCGCAATATGCGGATGTGGCCGAGGCCTCGCTCGCCGCCTTGTGGCCGGTCGTGGTTGAGGAATTTTCGCGCCGCTACGGTGCGCCGCCGGGCAAGGGGGCGGTCGTTCTGGGCATGGGCTCGCTCGGTGGGCGACGCCTGCATGCGCGCTCCGATCTCGATGTGATCGTCATCTACGATGCCGATGGCGTCGAGGCGTCGAATGGGAAAAAATCCCTGACGGCAAGGGCTTATTATGCGCGGCTCACCCAGGCGCTGGTGGCTGCGATCACGGCACCCATGGCCGAAGGACGGCTGTACGAGATGGATATGCGGCTGCGTCCCTCCGGCAATCAGGGGCCTGTGGCCACGTCCTTTTCGGCCTTCCGGCAATACCAGCAGAACGAAGCCTGGGTGTGGGAGCATATGGCCCTGACGCGGGCGCGGTTCGTCGCAGGCAATGCCGCCCTCGGCGCGGAGGTCGAAGCATTCCGCTCTGCGCTCCTGACCGATGTGTCCGATCCCGACCGCATCCTGCACGAGATGGCGGAAATGCGTACGCGGATCACGGCCGCCAAGGGACGCGGCGCGCGTTGGGACCCCAAGGTCGGGCGCGGGCGCTTGCAGGAAATCGAATTGATGGCGCAAACCGGCGCGCTTGTGTCCGGTGACGCACCGCGGGAGGTCGGGAAAGGACTGCATGCGGGCGCGAAGGCCGGTCTGATGCCGCTTGAGGATGCCGAGACGCTGACCGAGACCTACAAATGGCTCTGGGCGTTGCAGATCGGGGCGCGGCTGGTCAGCGACGGCGCGCTTGATCCCGAGGCCTGTGGCGGCGGCGCGGTCGATTTCCTGTTGCGCCTGAGCGGAGAGGCCTCGACCGAAGATCTTGCCGCACATATGTCGGCGCGAACAGAAGCGGCAGGAGCGATCATCGACCGCGCGCTTGGCCAGGAGAGCCCTGAATGA
- a CDS encoding bifunctional 4-hydroxy-2-oxoglutarate aldolase/2-dehydro-3-deoxy-phosphogluconate aldolase has translation MTPQDASQASEKLCRMAPVIPVLVIDDLAHARPLAEALVAGGLPVLEVTLRTPVALEAIAEMAQVEGGVVGAGTLLTPADVEKAVAAGARFGVSPGATDTILDACEAADLPLLPGAATSSEVMRLLERGYSVQKFFPAEANGGAKALKAIGAPLPQVRFCPTGGVSLANAPDYLGLSNTLCVGGSWVAPKAKMDAGDWEGITALAREAAELSR, from the coding sequence ATCACCCCGCAAGACGCCAGCCAAGCTTCCGAGAAACTCTGCCGCATGGCGCCGGTCATCCCGGTCCTCGTGATCGACGATCTGGCCCATGCGCGCCCGCTGGCCGAGGCGCTTGTCGCCGGTGGTCTGCCGGTCCTTGAGGTGACGCTGCGCACGCCCGTGGCGCTCGAGGCCATCGCCGAGATGGCACAGGTCGAAGGCGGTGTCGTTGGGGCCGGTACGCTCCTGACGCCTGCGGATGTGGAAAAGGCGGTAGCCGCTGGCGCGCGCTTCGGTGTCTCGCCCGGCGCAACCGATACGATCCTCGATGCCTGCGAAGCGGCCGATCTGCCGCTTCTGCCCGGTGCTGCGACATCGTCCGAGGTCATGCGGCTTCTGGAGCGCGGCTACAGCGTACAGAAATTCTTCCCCGCCGAGGCCAATGGCGGTGCCAAGGCGCTGAAAGCCATCGGTGCGCCGCTGCCGCAGGTGCGTTTCTGCCCGACGGGGGGCGTGTCACTCGCCAACGCGCCCGATTATCTCGGACTTTCCAACACGCTCTGCGTGGGCGGCTCCTGGGTGGCGCCGAAAGCCAAGATGGATGCAGGGGACTGGGAGGGGATCACCGCCCTCGCCCGCGAGGCGGCAGAGCTCTCCCGCTAA
- the edd gene encoding phosphogluconate dehydratase → MTLNATIAKVTDRIEERSEARRSTYLDRMRRAAEEGPRRAHLSCGNQAHAYAAMGGDKDALAGARSPNIGIVTAYNDMLSAHQPFEKFPDIIRAAAREVGATAQVAGGVPAMCDGVTQGQVGMELSLFSRDVIALAAGVALSHNTFDSALYLGVCDKIVPGLVIAAGTFGYIPGIFLPAGPMTSGLPNDEKARVRQQFAAGEVGRDKLMEAEMASYHGPGTCTFYGTANSNQMLMEFMGLHLPGASFVNPNTPLREALTIAGTERVAEITALGNDYRPVCDILDAKAFVNGIVGLMATGGSTNLVLHLPAMARAAGIELTLEDFDEISNVVPLMAKVYPNGLADVNHFHAAGGLSYMIGELLKNGLLHEDVKTAAGDGLSLYTQEPKLKDNRVVYEAGSGTTQNDKILRPADDPFQKTGGLQQLAGNLGRGMMKTSAVAPERHVIEAKARIFQDQEAVKTAFKAGEFTEDTVVVVRFQGPSANGMPELHSLTPTLAVLQDRGLKVALVTDGRMSGASGKVPSCIHVAPEAAKGGPLARLRDGDIVRVDAVKGEISCLAEDFDSREPVSADLSDNGHGVGRELFEAFRQNVGLASDGAAVVV, encoded by the coding sequence ATGACCCTGAACGCCACCATCGCCAAAGTGACCGACCGGATCGAGGAACGCTCCGAGGCGCGCCGCAGCACCTATCTCGACCGCATGCGCCGCGCGGCCGAGGAAGGCCCGCGCCGGGCGCATCTGTCCTGTGGCAACCAGGCCCATGCCTATGCGGCGATGGGCGGCGACAAGGATGCGCTCGCGGGCGCGCGCAGCCCGAATATCGGGATCGTGACCGCCTATAACGACATGCTGTCGGCGCATCAGCCCTTCGAGAAGTTTCCCGACATCATCCGTGCCGCGGCCCGCGAGGTCGGCGCCACGGCCCAGGTCGCAGGCGGCGTGCCCGCCATGTGCGACGGCGTCACGCAAGGCCAGGTCGGCATGGAGCTGTCGCTCTTCTCGCGTGACGTGATAGCGCTCGCGGCAGGCGTGGCGCTGTCGCACAACACCTTCGACAGCGCGCTTTATCTCGGGGTCTGCGACAAGATCGTGCCGGGCCTCGTGATCGCGGCGGGCACCTTCGGCTACATCCCCGGCATCTTTCTGCCTGCTGGCCCCATGACCAGCGGCCTGCCCAATGACGAAAAGGCCCGCGTGCGCCAGCAATTCGCCGCCGGTGAAGTGGGCCGCGACAAGCTGATGGAGGCCGAGATGGCGTCCTATCACGGGCCGGGCACCTGCACCTTCTACGGCACGGCGAACTCGAACCAGATGCTGATGGAATTCATGGGCCTGCACCTGCCGGGCGCGTCCTTCGTCAACCCGAACACGCCCTTGCGCGAAGCGCTGACCATCGCGGGAACCGAACGCGTGGCCGAGATCACGGCGCTTGGCAATGATTACCGCCCGGTCTGCGATATCCTCGACGCGAAGGCCTTCGTGAACGGCATTGTGGGCCTGATGGCGACGGGCGGCTCCACGAACCTCGTGCTGCACCTGCCCGCCATGGCGCGCGCGGCCGGGATCGAACTGACGCTCGAAGATTTCGACGAGATCTCGAATGTCGTGCCGCTGATGGCCAAGGTCTATCCGAACGGTCTGGCCGACGTGAACCATTTCCACGCCGCGGGCGGGCTCAGCTACATGATCGGCGAGCTTCTGAAAAACGGCCTCCTGCACGAAGACGTCAAGACGGCGGCGGGCGACGGGCTGTCGCTTTATACCCAAGAGCCGAAGCTGAAGGACAACCGCGTTGTCTACGAGGCGGGCAGCGGCACCACACAGAACGACAAGATCCTGCGCCCGGCGGATGATCCGTTCCAGAAAACCGGCGGCCTGCAGCAACTCGCGGGCAATCTCGGCCGCGGCATGATGAAGACCTCCGCCGTGGCCCCCGAGCGGCACGTGATCGAGGCCAAGGCCCGAATCTTCCAGGACCAGGAAGCCGTGAAAACCGCGTTCAAGGCCGGCGAATTCACCGAGGATACGGTTGTCGTCGTCCGCTTTCAGGGCCCCTCGGCCAATGGCATGCCGGAGCTGCATTCGCTGACGCCGACGCTGGCGGTCCTACAGGATCGCGGGCTGAAAGTGGCGCTGGTGACCGATGGCCGGATGTCCGGCGCCTCGGGCAAGGTGCCCTCCTGCATCCATGTCGCCCCCGAGGCTGCCAAGGGTGGCCCGCTTGCGCGGCTGCGCGACGGGGACATCGTGCGCGTCGATGCGGTGAAGGGCGAAATCAGCTGCCTTGCGGAGGATTTCGACAGCCGGGAGCCGGTCTCGGCCGATCTCAGCGACAATGGCCACGGCGTCGGACGTGAATTGTTCGAGGCGTTCCGCCAGAATGTCGGCCTCGCCTCCGACGGCGCGGCAGTGGTGGTCTGA
- a CDS encoding DUF6778 family protein produces MITVKRVVALLALFGLTACSGMETASRNATGLSAGTVPGPALSVSPEALAPVTLVGYEVEVPQSLKVSEANAYIPRGDIVWRGEPQGDRYAQVKAIFDDSLRASAAGLTTGVPVNVKIVVRRFHALTEKARYTTGGVHNIVFDVAIFHAVTGELLRPIKTVRADLKAFGGSAAIAADAAGQTQRVRITSHLSNTFLQELTAPAGHQNAQLGLIQAMNYAR; encoded by the coding sequence ATGATTACGGTGAAACGCGTCGTGGCCCTCCTGGCCCTGTTTGGATTGACGGCCTGTAGTGGCATGGAAACGGCATCGCGAAACGCGACCGGGCTGAGCGCCGGCACCGTGCCCGGACCTGCGCTCTCCGTCTCGCCCGAGGCGCTCGCCCCCGTGACGCTCGTGGGCTACGAGGTCGAGGTTCCGCAAAGCCTCAAGGTCTCCGAGGCCAATGCCTATATCCCCCGCGGCGACATCGTCTGGCGCGGTGAGCCGCAGGGCGACCGCTACGCACAGGTGAAGGCGATCTTCGACGACAGCCTGCGCGCCAGTGCGGCGGGCCTGACCACGGGTGTGCCCGTGAACGTCAAGATCGTCGTGCGCCGCTTCCACGCTCTGACCGAAAAGGCGCGCTACACCACCGGCGGCGTGCACAACATCGTCTTCGACGTAGCGATCTTCCATGCCGTGACCGGCGAGCTTCTGCGCCCGATCAAGACCGTGCGCGCCGATCTCAAGGCGTTCGGCGGCTCCGCGGCCATTGCTGCCGATGCGGCGGGCCAGACCCAGCGCGTCCGCATCACCTCGCATCTGTCCAACACGTTTCTGCAGGAGCTGACGGCACCTGCCGGACATCAGAACGCGCAGCTCGGGCTTATTCAGGCGATGAACTACGCGCGCTGA